In the genome of Colletes latitarsis isolate SP2378_abdomen chromosome 9, iyColLati1, whole genome shotgun sequence, one region contains:
- the Mrgbp gene encoding MRG/MORF4L binding protein, with translation MAVKEKQTEGSTDEIEWNVENEIQLFFAMNGHKPVGVNKYFHMVCIWEKFRAAIHKDVSLKMIWDHLESMYDLMALDDMEDLPFPSQEIDFSLPEQEFLGSLKSKKREEPEMKLKEQRDKYKEMKKDKDIKDPMKKDIILRDIKGSKDVDKKKEEFKKYIKDMEVKKDKLRDIKDIKKDHKSSKGRSKGKDDLEEIASNGKKERKDSDSGRESLKRGPKRPTRQSMDSSSKASSSPRDTPPPKRRRI, from the exons ATGGCAGTTAAAGAGAAACAAACGGAAGGTTCTACAGATGAAATAGAATGGAACGTCGAAAATGAAATTCAATTGTTCTTTGCCATGAATGGACATAAACCTGTTG gTGTCAATAAATACTTCCACATGGTCTGTATATGGGAAAAATTTCGTGCTGCTATTCATAAGGATGTATCACTGAAAATGATTTGGGATCATTTGGAATCAATGTATGACCTCATGGCATTG GATGACATGGAAGATTTACCATTTCCTAGTCAAGAGATAGACTTTTCTTTACCAGAACAAGAATTTCTAGGATCACTTAAATCTAAGAAGAGGGAAGAGccagaaatgaaattaaaagaaCAAAGAGACAAATATAAAGAAATGAAAAAGGACAAAGATATCAAAGATCCTATGAAAAAAGATATTATTCTTCGTGATATCAAAGGAAGTAAAGatgtagataaaaaaaaagaagaatttaaaaaatacattaaaGATATGGAAGTAAAGAAAGATAAACTTAGAGACATTAAGGACATTAAAAAAGATCACAAATCTTCGAAAGGAAGATCAAAGGGAAAAGATGATCTTGAAGAAATag CATCAAATGGGAAAAAAGAACGTAAGGATTCGGATTCTGGGCGTGAAAGTTTAAAAAGAGGTCCAAAACGACCAACCAGGCAGAGTATGGATAGCTCCTCTAAAGCATCGTCTAGTCCACGCGATACACCTCCACCAAAACGAAGGAGGATATAA
- the Mrps31 gene encoding mitochondrial ribosomal protein S31: protein MLLTYFLSRNINTEVRLSYQWLSITFNTVRLSSNSSSSDSSDSDSDLDSHKNGKQQIKKSTTNSKSNTDDNDVKFNNMINNVLKNKPSKNIDVKIKVANKDKNLEKQIFRAANKVTTTDRANREGVLASLLKNISDTQKRFPDGKQNHPQFFDKNKHQTKTSNYTSNFDNIQNVPQSKVLHKLKQETNSVDKQSVIAMLMNESKNVKRNVKKDEVHIEHSSNKMWVDNFPEIFKITDAPSSSTPELKTWEMCETNELKLWTTRHPENGFQEMARWTEEGKLWKFPIDNEQGMEEEHNVHFSKHVFLEHHLTGWCPTKGPIRHFMELVCIGLSKNPYMTVEEKYEHIMWYKEYFESKSDLLQKLGIGEITPQNTEKQNKIE, encoded by the exons ATGTTATTAACATATTTCTTATCGAG GAACATTAATACTGAAGTTAGGTTATCATACCAATGGTTAAGTATTACGTTTAATACAGTTAGATTAAGTTCCAATTCATCATCGTCAGATTCGTCTGATTctgattctgatttggattctcATAAAAATGGCAaacaacaaattaaaaaatcaacTACTAACAGTAAAAGTAATACAGATGATAATGATGTTAAGTTCAACAATATGATAAATAATGTATTAAAA aaCAAACCTTCAAAGAATATAGATGTAAAAATAAAGGTGGCAAATAAGGATAAAAATTTAG AGAAACAAATATTCAGAGCAGCTAATAAAGTAACTACAACAGATAGAGCAAATAGAGAAGGAGTTCTTGCAtcgttattgaaaaatatttctgaTACTCAAAAACGTTTTCCTGATGGGAAACAAAATCATCcgcaattttttgacaaaaa CAAACATCAAACTAAGACATCTAACTATACTTCTAATTTTGATAATATACAAAATGTCCCACAATCCAAAGTACTGCATAAATTGAAACAAGAGACAAATTCAGTAGACAAACAATCAGTAATTGCGATGCTAATGAATGAGAGTAAAAACGTGAAAAGAAACGTGAAAAAAGACGAGGTTCATATTGAACATAGTTCAAATAAAATG TGGGTTGACAACTTCCCAGAAATTTTTAAGATAACAGATGCACCATCCTCGAGTACTCCTGAACTCAAAACATGGGAAATGTGTGAAACAAATGAATTAAAATTGTGGACAACTCGTCATCCTGAAAATGGATTTCAAGAAATGGCGCGATGGACAGAAGAAGGAAAATTATGGAAATTTCCTATTGACAATGAGCAAG GAATGGAAGAGGAACATAACGTGCATTTTTCAAAACATGTGTTTCTGGAACATCATTTGACAGGATGGTGTCCTACTAAAGGCCCAATACGACATTTTATGGAATTAGTGTGCATTGGGCTTTCAAAAAATCCATATATGACAGTTGAAGAAAAATATGAGCATATAATGTGGTACAAAGAATACTTCGAAAGTAAAAGTGATTTGTTGCAGAAATTAGGGATTGGGGAGATTACTCCACAAAATacagaaaaacaaaataaaatagagTAA
- the LOC143345314 gene encoding vacuolar ATPase assembly protein VMA22: MHESIDDICKAIDENLLHNLELMEEKINVNVQLESILRNGHIELAKAKYIRGKESISISQIPDNDEKVATLFELETKITEETGKIIPNFDISLKKLDKEDEIQDPIKWFGVLVPQSLRIAQKRFQESLYFAIRAANIQAEIISVSDKLQSLYFLKNDSCVTNNVKE; encoded by the coding sequence ATGCATGAAAGTATAGATGATATATGTAAAGCAATTGATGAAAATTTATTACATAATTTAGAGCTAATGGAAGAGAAAATTAATGTCAATGTACAACTGGAAAGCATATTGCGTAATGGTCATATTGAATTAGCTAAAGCCAAGTATATACGTGGCAAAGAAAGTATAAGCATATCACAGATTCCTGATAATGATGAAAAAGTGGCTACATTATTTGAGTTAGAAACAAAAATAACCGAGGAAACAGGCAAAATAATTCCAAATTTTGACATAAGCTTAAAAAAGTTAGACAAAGAAGATGAGATTCAAGATCCTATAAAATGGTTTGGTGTATTAGTACCGCAAAGTTTAAGAATTGCTCAGAAACGTTTCCAAGAGTCTCTTTATTTTGCCATAAGAGCAGCAAATATACAAGCTGAAATCATTTCTGTATCTGACAAATTACAATCTTTATACTTTTTGAAAAATGATTCTTGTGTAACAAATAATGTCAAAGAATAA